One stretch of Pradoshia sp. D12 DNA includes these proteins:
- a CDS encoding GNAT family N-acetyltransferase, translated as MNIVFYDTIKPFKDKVEPILLKEEVKHNVILGLVNKLIQNPSDTIKLFICTVEVKDQTVLIFLRTHPHNLLIAGDPNQKEAISFAVNKFVEEGFMFPGITGEKQLAHLFADEWKCVTGIEGSIGVEQGIYKLTKLNSVQITKGYLRMAGHEDAPLVADWIKKFTKYTVDNLTYEDCQARANDYIKEKSLHLWIDQNRPVSMVKWARPTQNGIVVSLVYTPDEERGKGYASSAVHTFSKQLLENYLFCSLYTDLSNPTLNSIYQKIGYEWVCESSMIQFGINQKGELVI; from the coding sequence ATGAATATCGTATTCTATGACACGATTAAACCTTTTAAGGACAAAGTCGAACCTATTCTTTTAAAGGAAGAAGTGAAGCATAATGTCATCCTGGGATTGGTGAATAAATTGATCCAAAATCCATCAGATACTATAAAACTTTTCATATGTACAGTGGAGGTAAAGGATCAGACTGTCCTGATTTTTTTACGAACTCATCCACATAATCTGCTTATTGCAGGCGATCCAAACCAAAAAGAAGCTATTTCCTTTGCTGTAAATAAATTTGTTGAAGAAGGGTTCATGTTTCCAGGGATAACAGGCGAAAAGCAATTAGCGCATTTATTTGCTGATGAATGGAAGTGTGTAACGGGAATTGAGGGCTCTATTGGCGTGGAACAGGGAATCTATAAACTGACAAAACTGAATTCTGTTCAAATCACAAAAGGGTATTTACGTATGGCAGGCCATGAAGATGCTCCCTTAGTAGCTGATTGGATTAAAAAGTTCACTAAATATACGGTTGATAATCTCACTTACGAAGATTGTCAGGCAAGGGCAAATGATTATATCAAGGAGAAGTCCTTACATTTATGGATTGATCAGAACAGACCGGTATCGATGGTGAAGTGGGCTCGGCCAACGCAAAATGGAATTGTAGTCTCGCTGGTTTATACTCCCGATGAAGAGAGAGGGAAGGGGTATGCGAGCTCGGCCGTTCACACTTTTTCGAAACAACTTCTTGAAAACTATTTATTTTGCAGTTTATATACGGATTTATCAAATCCAACTTTAAATTCAATTTATCAAAAAATTGGCTATGAATGGGTATGTGAATCCAGCATGATTCAATTTGGAATTAATCAGAAAGGAGAGTTGGTTATATAA
- a CDS encoding sensor histidine kinase: MIIGLLVCSIGLSPLLVSFVIKSMYNNSSLSSGLFLYLSFITIWQLDIGSLYFLDTFSESTILWLFKVLRIGPTFGVPIVLYLAYKIIKDQPTMLKETDWLLRVSRVLLTKKSLIFFTIWSGVLYVINLTNLGISGLTVEKAASSSFYYPVYGPLGWIFIAHMFGFIIFVFLVFLISRKISNPSFRNLLTAISLASIWLIILGLFNFSPAMGAITSSIGVIIFSISIFHFYVKLNTSLKESYYDLMERQKKLDYTGNLAGSLIHEVKNTNQIIKSFSNLLSLSGDLNDTDKRTLDMIQKSSDHLGKLTNNYKDYMKSSNLVLKKENLMEVIEESINLSSEMLRTKQVDIEFQNKYQPLITYVNRTNLEQVFINLIKNSVEAMPEDRANKKIMITTELKNELILIHFIDTGKGIPPANWESVFDPFISIDKRGMGLGLPFVKKTIIEHLGTISITESCPEGTHFIIELPQNGILDMMGKGNA, encoded by the coding sequence ATGATTATCGGATTGTTAGTATGTAGCATTGGTTTAAGTCCTTTACTTGTTTCTTTTGTTATTAAAAGTATGTATAACAATTCAAGTTTGTCATCAGGTCTTTTTTTATACTTGTCCTTTATTACCATTTGGCAACTTGATATTGGAAGTCTATATTTTTTAGATACTTTCTCTGAAAGTACCATTCTATGGCTTTTTAAGGTTCTGCGCATAGGGCCAACTTTTGGAGTGCCCATTGTTCTCTATTTAGCATACAAAATCATAAAGGATCAGCCAACCATGTTAAAAGAGACTGATTGGTTGTTGAGAGTTTCTCGGGTGCTGCTTACTAAAAAGTCTCTCATTTTCTTTACTATTTGGAGTGGAGTTTTATATGTTATCAACCTAACAAATTTAGGGATTAGTGGGTTAACTGTAGAGAAGGCTGCTTCTTCCAGTTTTTATTATCCGGTATATGGGCCTTTAGGTTGGATATTCATTGCCCATATGTTTGGTTTTATTATCTTCGTATTCCTAGTCTTTTTGATTTCGAGGAAAATCTCTAACCCGAGCTTTAGAAACCTTTTAACAGCCATATCGTTAGCTTCCATTTGGCTAATCATACTCGGTTTATTTAATTTTTCTCCAGCTATGGGTGCCATAACGAGTAGTATTGGAGTCATTATATTCTCCATTTCGATTTTTCATTTTTATGTTAAGTTGAACACCAGTCTAAAAGAGAGTTACTATGATTTGATGGAACGACAAAAGAAGCTGGACTATACTGGGAATCTGGCAGGGAGTTTAATCCATGAAGTGAAAAACACCAACCAAATCATCAAGAGTTTTTCTAATCTTCTTAGTCTTAGTGGTGACTTAAATGACACAGATAAGAGAACGTTGGATATGATTCAAAAGTCTTCAGATCATTTAGGTAAACTGACCAATAATTATAAGGATTACATGAAGTCATCCAATCTAGTTCTGAAAAAGGAAAACTTAATGGAAGTTATTGAAGAATCCATTAACCTATCTTCTGAAATGTTGCGTACAAAACAGGTAGACATTGAATTTCAGAACAAATATCAACCATTAATTACCTATGTAAATAGAACGAATTTAGAGCAAGTTTTCATTAACTTAATCAAGAATAGTGTAGAGGCTATGCCAGAAGATCGAGCGAATAAGAAAATAATGATAACAACAGAATTAAAAAATGAACTAATTCTAATTCATTTCATTGATACCGGAAAAGGAATTCCACCAGCTAATTGGGAAAGTGTATTTGATCCCTTTATATCAATAGATAAGCGGGGAATGGGTTTGGGATTACCTTTTGTTAAGAAAACGATAATAGAGCATTTGGGTACCATTTCGATTACCGAAAGCTGTCCTGAAGGAACTCACTTTATCATCGAATTACCACAGAACGGTATATTGGATATGATGGGCAAAGGCAATGCATAA
- a CDS encoding beta-ketoacyl-[acyl-carrier-protein] synthase family protein — translation MKIVVSGYGTIAPNTRNIDEFLFNLQHGVNTLELIDGEGYKGESNIVGLIDNGLEELEKDRRINRLPKVSKLGIVAGKEALKSAGVDLAGKKVGVFFGTSLGSITERPFQDSVIHINNDEYRKVPITFPHYVNYHSITSSIAYFLGAKGITRTITTGCTSSLEAIESALLYLRSGKIDIAIVGGTESSIDRTVTYAFSRTRVLPLDQEMKDGAVPFQEDSKGFAIAEAAGAIVLEREEDALLRGASIKGEFVDAISNNDGIYIYSTDETGEEMVNVLKEITNGRSPDYINSQALGIQINDRIEERCSRELFNHQTPYTSIKSMFGNPLAASGILQVISSLLSVEHNFIPPTIRTTKKGYEDMNIVTETKYQEINEVAVTNHGHGGNNACAYIQKYRPNHSAMERENT, via the coding sequence ATGAAAATAGTAGTTAGTGGCTACGGGACAATAGCCCCGAATACAAGGAATATCGATGAATTTCTATTTAATTTACAGCATGGTGTGAACACACTGGAACTAATAGATGGAGAAGGATATAAAGGTGAATCCAATATAGTTGGTTTAATAGATAATGGATTAGAAGAGTTAGAGAAAGATAGGAGAATTAATCGATTGCCTAAAGTGTCTAAATTAGGAATCGTGGCAGGGAAAGAGGCGTTGAAATCAGCAGGGGTAGATTTGGCAGGAAAAAAAGTAGGGGTTTTTTTTGGAACTTCACTTGGTTCCATTACAGAAAGACCCTTCCAGGACTCTGTTATACATATCAATAATGATGAATATAGAAAAGTACCCATTACATTCCCTCACTATGTTAATTATCATAGCATTACCTCATCGATTGCTTACTTTTTAGGTGCAAAAGGTATAACTAGAACCATTACTACCGGCTGTACATCTAGTCTGGAAGCAATTGAATCAGCATTGCTATATTTGAGGTCCGGTAAAATTGATATAGCTATAGTAGGCGGAACGGAAAGCTCCATTGACAGAACGGTCACATATGCATTTTCTAGAACACGAGTGTTGCCATTGGACCAAGAAATGAAAGATGGAGCTGTACCTTTCCAAGAAGATAGTAAAGGGTTTGCAATAGCGGAAGCTGCCGGTGCCATTGTATTAGAAAGAGAAGAAGATGCACTTCTTCGCGGAGCCTCTATTAAAGGAGAATTCGTAGACGCTATCTCGAATAATGATGGAATTTACATTTATAGCACAGATGAAACTGGGGAAGAAATGGTCAATGTGTTAAAAGAAATCACAAATGGACGTTCCCCAGATTATATCAACAGTCAGGCGCTAGGGATTCAAATAAATGATCGTATAGAGGAAAGGTGCTCAAGGGAATTATTCAATCATCAAACGCCTTACACCTCAATAAAGAGTATGTTCGGAAATCCTCTTGCGGCCAGTGGAATCTTACAAGTTATATCTTCACTATTGAGTGTGGAACATAATTTTATCCCACCAACCATAAGAACAACCAAAAAAGGTTATGAAGATATGAATATTGTAACCGAAACAAAATATCAGGAAATTAACGAAGTAGCTGTTACTAATCATGGACACGGTGGAAATAACGCTTGTGCTTATATCCAAAAATATAGACCAAATCATTCAGCAATGGAGCGCGAAAATACATGA
- a CDS encoding aromatic amino acid transport family protein, translating to MHGNTAKKLELPVEDHSVIQENFPDAKKWHKQDTTWALSLFGTAIGAGVLFLPINAGSGGLISLLLITILAFPVMYYSHRALAKMIAASDSADEGITGTIREYFGNKASIAFNIVYFFSIYTIVLMYSVALTNTASSFMVNQLHMNEPPRAILSLVLILGLIVILNFGQDITVKVMSMLVYPFIASLLFIAVSLIPQWNTSIFSSASVSTASSGSGYFGIILLILPIIVFSFNHSPIVSSFVMKQRATYGKDATDAKCAQIQKVCYIMTFSVVMFFVWSSVLSLTPSDLAMAKEQNLSILSYLANELGSPIIAIAAPIIAFVAITKSFLGHYVGAYEVMRDMIVASGKARGKSIKEKTIKTAILVFVVLTCWFVAYTNPSILGLIDTLSGPLVAAILCVLPMYAIRKVPVLAKYRGKLSNVFVIVVGVLTILASIKVFF from the coding sequence ATGCATGGAAATACAGCAAAAAAACTCGAATTACCAGTTGAAGATCATTCAGTAATACAAGAGAATTTTCCAGATGCGAAGAAATGGCATAAACAAGATACAACCTGGGCTTTGAGCCTTTTTGGAACAGCAATTGGAGCGGGCGTACTTTTTTTACCTATTAATGCAGGATCAGGCGGATTAATATCATTATTGTTAATTACTATACTAGCCTTTCCGGTAATGTACTACTCGCATAGGGCACTTGCTAAAATGATAGCTGCTTCAGATTCTGCTGATGAGGGAATTACAGGTACGATAAGAGAGTATTTTGGAAATAAGGCAAGTATAGCCTTTAACATAGTTTATTTCTTCTCTATTTATACAATCGTGCTGATGTATTCAGTTGCACTTACAAATACAGCAAGTAGTTTTATGGTAAATCAATTGCATATGAACGAACCGCCAAGAGCTATTTTATCACTTGTATTAATTCTCGGTCTTATCGTCATACTAAATTTTGGACAAGATATAACTGTAAAAGTAATGAGCATGCTAGTTTATCCATTTATAGCTTCTCTGTTGTTTATCGCAGTATCTTTAATTCCACAGTGGAATACATCGATTTTTAGTTCTGCAAGTGTTTCTACTGCTTCATCAGGATCCGGATATTTTGGAATTATACTGTTGATATTACCGATTATAGTATTCTCGTTTAACCATTCTCCTATTGTATCGTCATTTGTAATGAAACAGCGGGCAACTTATGGAAAAGATGCGACTGACGCGAAATGTGCCCAAATACAAAAAGTATGTTATATTATGACATTCTCTGTTGTCATGTTCTTCGTTTGGAGCAGTGTCTTGAGCTTAACTCCAAGTGATCTTGCCATGGCAAAGGAACAGAATTTATCAATCCTATCTTATCTTGCGAATGAACTTGGTTCACCTATAATTGCTATTGCAGCGCCTATTATTGCATTCGTGGCCATCACAAAGTCCTTCCTTGGTCATTATGTAGGAGCTTACGAAGTAATGCGTGACATGATTGTGGCATCAGGAAAAGCACGCGGAAAAAGTATTAAAGAAAAAACAATTAAAACTGCAATTCTAGTATTTGTGGTATTAACATGTTGGTTTGTTGCTTATACAAATCCAAGTATTCTAGGATTAATTGATACACTCAGCGGACCCCTAGTTGCTGCTATCTTATGTGTATTACCAATGTATGCAATCCGTAAAGTACCAGTACTAGCTAAATACAGAGGGAAATTGAGCAACGTGTTTGTCATTGTTGTAGGTGTGCTTACGATCCTAGCAAGTATTAAAGTATTCTTCTAA
- the sdaAA gene encoding L-serine ammonia-lyase, iron-sulfur-dependent, subunit alpha, which yields MYMTIKEIVDAANKRQKPIYELAIEQEIQQTKSTYDEVWSKMEKNLLTMENAINKSIEGDGVFSPTGLTGGDAVKIKKYRERGKTLSGDMMVFGVQHAIGVNEVNASLGAICATPTAGASGTVPGVLFGIKDTLQLSHEDMVHFLFTSALFGMIVANNACIAGAFGGCQAEVGSASAMAAAAAVEVAGGTPQQSSEAFSTALQNLLGLVCDPVAGLVEVPCVKRNAIGTANALVAADMALAGVDNIISADEVVEAMYKIGRQMPRELRETGLGGVAATPTGIAIKHKIFGEK from the coding sequence ATGTACATGACCATAAAAGAAATCGTAGATGCAGCTAATAAAAGGCAAAAACCCATTTATGAATTAGCCATTGAGCAGGAAATCCAACAAACTAAATCTACCTATGATGAAGTTTGGAGCAAGATGGAAAAAAATCTACTCACTATGGAAAATGCCATAAATAAAAGTATTGAGGGAGACGGGGTATTTTCTCCGACCGGTTTAACTGGTGGCGATGCTGTTAAAATCAAAAAATATCGCGAACGTGGAAAAACTCTTTCTGGAGATATGATGGTATTTGGGGTCCAGCATGCAATTGGTGTTAATGAAGTAAATGCTTCGTTAGGGGCGATTTGTGCAACTCCAACAGCAGGCGCGAGTGGAACAGTTCCTGGGGTCCTATTCGGTATTAAAGATACGTTGCAGTTAAGTCACGAAGATATGGTGCATTTTCTATTTACCTCTGCTTTATTTGGAATGATAGTAGCCAATAATGCTTGTATTGCTGGAGCGTTTGGAGGATGTCAAGCTGAAGTAGGCAGTGCCTCGGCAATGGCAGCAGCAGCAGCAGTAGAAGTTGCCGGTGGAACACCGCAGCAATCATCGGAAGCCTTCTCAACAGCCCTTCAAAATTTGCTTGGTTTAGTATGTGATCCAGTCGCTGGATTGGTAGAGGTTCCTTGTGTAAAGAGAAACGCTATTGGAACGGCCAATGCCTTAGTTGCAGCGGACATGGCATTAGCCGGCGTAGATAATATCATTAGTGCCGACGAAGTAGTTGAAGCCATGTATAAAATAGGTAGACAAATGCCACGCGAGTTAAGAGAGACAGGTTTAGGAGGAGTGGCAGCTACACCAACAGGTATTGCCATTAAACATAAAATTTTTGGAGAAAAGTAA
- the sdaAB gene encoding L-serine ammonia-lyase, iron-sulfur-dependent subunit beta, with protein MSINVAPVKEKKIINYKSCFDVIGPVMIGPSSSHTAGALAIGAVANKLFQGLPKKVLVRYYESFAETHKGHGTDFAIVSGILGFAADDSRVPDAIKIAESKGIKIVFIEEVIDSPAGHPNTADVYLEDENRSIRTMGISVGGGMIEVKQIEMDGFRLNLEGPLPVILAISEKDDLEFGLRRILKENDVDINSFTSLKEDGKHLFAFTLDSQLRNDVQQKLKELSNTATIIIL; from the coding sequence ATGAGTATTAATGTAGCACCCGTTAAAGAAAAAAAGATTATTAATTATAAAAGTTGTTTTGATGTCATTGGTCCGGTAATGATAGGGCCCTCGAGTTCGCACACAGCAGGTGCCTTAGCTATTGGAGCAGTTGCCAATAAATTATTTCAAGGTCTTCCAAAAAAAGTTTTGGTCCGGTACTATGAATCATTTGCCGAAACTCATAAGGGTCACGGAACTGATTTTGCCATTGTTTCTGGTATATTAGGTTTTGCCGCTGATGATAGCAGAGTGCCTGATGCTATTAAAATAGCAGAATCTAAGGGAATTAAGATTGTTTTTATTGAAGAAGTGATTGATAGTCCTGCCGGTCATCCCAATACTGCAGATGTCTATTTGGAGGATGAAAATAGAAGTATTAGAACGATGGGAATTTCGGTCGGCGGCGGTATGATTGAGGTCAAACAGATTGAAATGGACGGGTTTAGATTGAATCTTGAAGGACCATTACCAGTTATACTAGCGATTTCTGAAAAAGATGACCTTGAATTTGGGTTACGCAGGATCCTTAAAGAAAATGATGTGGATATTAATAGTTTTACCAGTTTAAAAGAAGATGGAAAACACCTCTTTGCATTTACATTGGACTCTCAGTTACGTAACGATGTTCAGCAGAAATTGAAGGAACTTAGCAATACAGCTACTATTATTATTCTTTAA
- a CDS encoding transcriptional regulator, producing the protein MDKDLIRHYQTIMNYFGEILGPNYEFVLHILNPNGGSHIGHIVNADLSERSLDSPLTNYAKKLINDKVYLDNDYVVGYVGEGPRGKKFRSSTLFIKDHKGQLQGLLCINFDADVYRKVAKDILSLANLSFDIKHIEMKTEQEQPVEKLQDNVSNIIYTVIDRDILESGAQLSPDQKKLAISKLKEYGIFDMKGTISEVADIMGMSESSVYRYLQMVSRNKKAVTV; encoded by the coding sequence TTGGATAAAGATCTAATTCGGCATTATCAAACTATAATGAATTATTTTGGAGAAATTCTAGGACCTAATTATGAATTTGTATTGCATATTTTAAATCCTAATGGAGGTTCTCATATTGGTCATATCGTCAATGCTGACTTGAGCGAAAGGTCCTTAGATAGCCCATTAACTAACTATGCAAAAAAGTTAATCAACGATAAGGTTTATTTAGACAATGATTATGTTGTTGGATATGTCGGAGAAGGACCGAGGGGTAAAAAATTTCGTTCATCCACTTTGTTTATAAAAGATCATAAAGGTCAATTACAGGGACTTCTATGTATTAATTTTGATGCAGACGTGTATCGAAAAGTCGCCAAGGATATATTAAGTTTAGCCAATCTAAGCTTTGATATTAAACATATTGAAATGAAAACTGAACAAGAGCAACCTGTAGAAAAGCTTCAAGATAATGTAAGTAATATCATCTATACAGTAATAGATAGAGATATCCTGGAATCTGGAGCCCAATTATCACCTGACCAAAAGAAACTTGCTATTTCCAAATTAAAAGAATATGGAATATTTGATATGAAAGGCACAATAAGTGAAGTGGCAGATATAATGGGAATGTCCGAATCCAGTGTTTATCGGTACCTTCAAATGGTATCACGAAACAAAAAAGCCGTAACGGTATAA
- a CDS encoding NADPH-dependent oxidoreductase, which produces MNEIMQTLLSHRSIRSYQNKPIEDVQLEQIIQAVQSAPSWINGQQVSIIAVKDPVRKKKFAELCGGQKHIEEAPVFLVFCSDFYRAYVSSKIEKTPFAVPENIDTLLVGATDVGIALEAAITASESLGLGTVCIGGIRRKLDEVIKELNLPPFVLPISGLCIGHPAEDPGLKPRLPVKAVYHSETYQHDIKEEIEGYNQTYSDYLSERSQGTQTGTWTKTVANFYSKIYYQGVDEAINQQMQISHNKEDSKDKGREA; this is translated from the coding sequence ATGAACGAAATCATGCAAACCTTATTATCTCACCGCTCCATCCGATCTTATCAAAACAAACCAATCGAAGATGTACAGCTGGAACAAATCATTCAAGCTGTCCAATCTGCCCCGAGCTGGATAAATGGGCAACAGGTTTCCATTATTGCGGTTAAAGATCCTGTAAGGAAGAAGAAGTTTGCAGAGCTATGCGGCGGGCAGAAGCATATTGAAGAGGCCCCTGTATTCCTCGTATTCTGCTCAGACTTTTATAGAGCTTATGTATCCAGCAAAATCGAAAAAACACCATTTGCTGTCCCAGAAAATATCGATACATTATTGGTCGGGGCTACAGATGTTGGGATTGCTCTTGAAGCAGCCATTACTGCATCCGAATCACTAGGCCTTGGTACCGTCTGCATTGGCGGTATACGCAGAAAATTAGATGAAGTCATAAAGGAACTCAACCTTCCTCCATTTGTTTTACCCATTTCAGGTTTATGTATCGGCCATCCAGCAGAGGATCCCGGTTTAAAACCACGCCTGCCAGTTAAAGCGGTCTATCATAGCGAAACCTATCAGCATGATATAAAAGAAGAAATTGAAGGATATAATCAAACATACTCAGATTATCTATCAGAGCGTTCCCAAGGTACACAAACTGGTACATGGACTAAAACTGTAGCCAACTTTTATAGTAAAATTTATTATCAGGGCGTTGATGAAGCGATTAATCAACAAATGCAGATCAGTCATAATAAAGAAGATTCTAAAGATAAAGGAAGAGAAGCCTAA
- a CDS encoding dicarboxylate/amino acid:cation symporter yields the protein MNLTKKIIFALILGALVGLSLNIFSPSLFETLNKFLFDPLGTIFINLIKLLVVPIVLFSIILGVAGLGDPKKLGSIGFKTVFYFLCTTAIAIILAIVLAMVISPGTKGEFDTKNATFEAEEAPSIGETFLNIIPDNPIMAMAEGDMLQIIFMAALIGFALTVLGKKTEGIVKLVEQGNELVMFLVTWVMKLAPYGTFGLIASAIGEQGYSAMKAMALYMIVVVLGLIIHTILVYGGTILFFARKSPIWFFKGFAPAMTVGFSTSSSNATLPLSMEAAQDNLGVKKEISSFVQPLGATINMDGTAIMQGVATIFIAQVYGVDLSFTALVTVVITAVLASIGTAGVPGVGLIMLAMVLSSVNLPVEGIGLILGIDRILDMARTSVNITGDAACAVMINEQEKRKESAA from the coding sequence ATGAACTTAACAAAGAAGATAATCTTTGCACTGATACTAGGTGCCCTTGTAGGTCTTTCCCTAAATATTTTCTCCCCATCTTTATTTGAAACACTCAACAAATTTCTTTTCGATCCTTTAGGTACCATCTTTATCAATCTGATTAAATTGTTAGTAGTTCCAATTGTATTATTTTCTATTATTTTAGGTGTAGCTGGCCTGGGAGATCCTAAAAAGCTCGGATCCATCGGTTTTAAAACCGTTTTCTACTTCCTATGTACTACAGCCATAGCCATTATATTGGCTATCGTTCTTGCTATGGTAATTTCACCGGGAACAAAAGGTGAATTTGATACAAAAAATGCAACTTTTGAGGCTGAAGAAGCCCCTTCAATCGGAGAAACGTTCCTTAACATTATTCCTGATAATCCAATCATGGCTATGGCCGAAGGTGATATGCTCCAAATCATTTTCATGGCTGCTTTAATTGGATTTGCTTTAACTGTTTTAGGAAAAAAGACAGAAGGAATTGTAAAATTGGTTGAACAAGGTAATGAATTGGTTATGTTTCTTGTAACCTGGGTAATGAAATTAGCTCCTTATGGAACGTTTGGTCTTATTGCATCAGCAATTGGAGAACAAGGTTACAGTGCAATGAAAGCGATGGCATTATATATGATTGTCGTTGTACTTGGACTAATCATTCATACTATCCTTGTTTATGGTGGAACCATTCTCTTTTTTGCACGTAAAAGTCCAATATGGTTCTTTAAAGGCTTTGCACCGGCCATGACAGTAGGATTCAGTACTTCAAGCAGTAATGCAACTTTACCTCTATCCATGGAAGCCGCACAGGACAATTTAGGTGTTAAAAAAGAAATATCTAGCTTTGTTCAGCCTCTGGGTGCGACAATCAACATGGACGGAACAGCCATTATGCAGGGTGTTGCCACCATCTTTATCGCTCAAGTCTATGGTGTAGATTTATCCTTCACTGCCTTAGTTACAGTCGTGATAACGGCAGTTCTTGCCAGTATCGGCACAGCAGGCGTACCTGGTGTAGGTCTAATTATGCTTGCAATGGTTCTAAGCTCAGTTAATTTACCTGTAGAAGGTATTGGGCTAATCCTTGGAATCGACCGTATTCTTGACATGGCACGAACATCTGTCAATATTACAGGTGATGCAGCTTGTGCTGTCATGATCAACGAACAAGAAAAAAGAAAAGAAAGCGCTGCATAG
- a CDS encoding SDR family NAD(P)-dependent oxidoreductase: protein MFEIKGKVAIVTGGANGIGKEAVKAILNKGGIPVIADFNEELGNQTAKELNAEFLKVDVSDENQVKDMVSHVVEKYGHLDIMIANAGIGGGGSTLDLPTDEYEKYIGVNQNGVFYCSREAIRQMVAQGTGGAVINVSSILGLVGSAGACFYNVSKGAVRLMTKSMALEFAPFNIRVNSVHPGYVITGMVNEDVAGAEGIEMLKSLHPLSKGLERLGKPEEIAHAIIFAVENTFMTGAEIVVDGGYTAQ, encoded by the coding sequence ATGTTTGAAATCAAAGGTAAAGTAGCTATTGTAACTGGAGGGGCAAACGGAATTGGTAAAGAAGCGGTAAAAGCTATTCTCAACAAAGGTGGAATCCCTGTTATTGCAGACTTCAACGAGGAGTTGGGAAATCAAACTGCCAAAGAGTTAAACGCTGAATTTTTGAAAGTAGATGTATCAGACGAAAATCAAGTAAAGGATATGGTGTCACACGTGGTTGAAAAATATGGACACCTTGACATTATGATTGCCAATGCAGGTATAGGAGGAGGAGGTTCTACACTAGATCTTCCAACTGATGAATACGAAAAATACATAGGGGTTAATCAAAATGGTGTATTTTATTGCAGCCGTGAAGCGATTCGACAGATGGTTGCACAAGGCACGGGTGGGGCGGTTATTAACGTTTCTTCAATTCTTGGCTTAGTAGGTTCAGCCGGTGCTTGTTTCTACAACGTTAGTAAAGGTGCAGTAAGATTAATGACAAAATCAATGGCCTTAGAATTTGCTCCTTTTAACATTCGAGTAAATAGTGTCCATCCTGGCTATGTTATTACAGGTATGGTAAATGAGGATGTTGCAGGAGCAGAAGGAATCGAAATGTTAAAATCACTTCATCCGCTATCAAAAGGACTTGAACGTTTGGGTAAACCTGAGGAGATTGCACATGCAATCATATTCGCTGTTGAAAACACTTTTATGACAGGAGCGGAAATTGTCGTAGACGGAGGATACACTGCTCAATAA
- a CDS encoding PIN-like domain-containing protein, with product MTGVWAYVLLNFYKYTTKESTKSLLDILKKLKDDERLWVPHQVALELF from the coding sequence ATGACAGGGGTTTGGGCATATGTATTATTGAATTTTTACAAATACACAACTAAAGAATCTACAAAAAGCTTACTGGATATTTTAAAAAAGTTAAAAGATGATGAAAGATTATGGGTACCTCATCAAGTTGCTTTAGAACTTTTTTAA